The genomic DNA AAGGCTCGCTCTGGGGCGCGCGCTTCGCCACCGGGCCGTCGCCCGAGCTCGCACGGCTCTCGAAGTCGACCCAGTTCGACTGGCAGCTCGCCCCCTACGACCTCGCCGGTTCGCGCGCGCACGCCCGCGCCCTCGCGACGGCCGGATACCTCGACGCCGACGAGCTGACCGCGATGCTCGCCGGACTCGACGCCCTCGCGGCCCGCATCGAATCGGGCGAACTCGTCGCGCAGGAGTCCGACGAGGACGTGCACGGCGCCCTCGAGACCGCGCTCATCGCCGAGGTCGGCCCCGAGCTCGGCGGCAAACTGCGCGCCGGCCGCAGCCGCAACGACCAGATCGCGACGCTCGTGCGCCTGTACCTGAAGGATCACGCCGCGGTCATCGGCGAGCAACTCGTGCACCTCGTCGATGCCCTCTCGGCGCAGGCCGACGCGCACCGCACCGCGATCATGCCGGGCCGCACCCACCTGCAGCACGCCCAGCCGGTGCTGCTCGCACACCACCTGCTCGCGTACGGTTGGGCGCTCTCGCGCGATCTCGAGCGGCTCGTCGACTGGTCGAAGCGCGCGGATGTCTCGCCCTACGGCGGCGGCGCGCTCGCCGGGCAGACGCTCGGCCTCGACGCCGCGCAGGTCGCCGCCGACCTGGGACTCGGCGCACCGGCCGAGAACTCCCTCGACGGCACCGCGAGCCGCGACGTCGTCGCCGAGTTCGCGTTCATCGCCGCGATGATCGGCGTGAACCTGTCGCGCCTGGCCGAAGACGTCATCATCTGGAACACCCGCGAGTTCGGCTTCGTCACCCTCGACGACGGCTATTCGACCGGGTCGAGCATCATGCCGCAGAAGAAGAACCCCGACATCGCCGAGCTCACGCGCGGCAAGGCGGGGCGGCTCATCGGCAACCTGTCGGGTCTGCTCGCCACGCTCAAGGGCCTGCCCCTCGCGTACAACCGCGACCTGCAGGAGGACAAGGAGCCGGTCTTCGATTCGGTCGAGACGCTCGAGGTCGTGCTGCCGGCGTTCACGGGCATGGTCGCGACGCTGCGCTTCGACACCGATCGGATGTCGCAGCTCGCGCCGGCCGGATACTCGCTGGCGACCGATGTCGCCGAGTGGCTGGTGAAGCGCCGGGTGCCGTTCCGCGACGCCCACGAGATCACCGGCTCGCTCGTGCGCTACGCCGAACAGCACGGGCTCGAGCTCGACGAGGTCGACGATGCGGCGCTCGCCGCGATCGATCCCCGGCTCACGCCCGAGGTCCGCAGCGTGCTGAGCGTCGAGGGGTCGGTCGCGAGCCGCGACGGCATCGGCGGCACGGCGCCCGACCGGGTC from Agromyces larvae includes the following:
- the argH gene encoding argininosuccinate lyase, with amino-acid sequence MADDNATAHGTNEGSLWGARFATGPSPELARLSKSTQFDWQLAPYDLAGSRAHARALATAGYLDADELTAMLAGLDALAARIESGELVAQESDEDVHGALETALIAEVGPELGGKLRAGRSRNDQIATLVRLYLKDHAAVIGEQLVHLVDALSAQADAHRTAIMPGRTHLQHAQPVLLAHHLLAYGWALSRDLERLVDWSKRADVSPYGGGALAGQTLGLDAAQVAADLGLGAPAENSLDGTASRDVVAEFAFIAAMIGVNLSRLAEDVIIWNTREFGFVTLDDGYSTGSSIMPQKKNPDIAELTRGKAGRLIGNLSGLLATLKGLPLAYNRDLQEDKEPVFDSVETLEVVLPAFTGMVATLRFDTDRMSQLAPAGYSLATDVAEWLVKRRVPFRDAHEITGSLVRYAEQHGLELDEVDDAALAAIDPRLTPEVRSVLSVEGSVASRDGIGGTAPDRVADQQAALAERVRRLVQALPEGRR